attaacaaacaccCAGCACCATCAACTCAATATGTCCTCACAATAACTGGCCTCTGTTTGTAATATCGCATATGTGACAAGGATCTTCAAATAGACCATATTTGCTATTCAATCCCTAATGGTTAATCCCTAATGATCAATCCCTAATGGTTAATCCAACAATCTGGAGCCAAATATTTCTCTTCATGCAAACAAAGAGCCTGGCATTTAACTAGACTGTTGTATTTAATGTGTCGTTTATCCCGAGTTTCCAGGTTAATTCAACAAAGGTGTAAACCAACACGATTCCTACCTCAAAGCGGTGGCGGTGGCGTTCTTCCACACACTCCACGTTATGGTACAACTTTTCTGAAATGTCAAGTGTTACATCATGCATTACAATCAAGTGTTACATCATGCATTACAATTATAAATCACAAGTGTTCACAACAAAGTACTAAATTAAAGACACCAAATAAATGTGATCATGGGACTTTCAACTCTATTCCGACCTGTAAATAATctctttaaatataaatgttattctAAATGATATCACATGACTTAGAAAATCAATGTTTATTACTTTTGGCAATACTTAGATTACAAAATAGATCATTTTAGCTGGGTTTTCAATTTCAAGTTAATGAAGTAATTGTGTATGTTACTTCTTAATGCTGAATcagtaaatgttattgtttaaaattgtttatattaatgtatAGAAGAGGGAAAATTCCCTCTATGGGTTACTGATGGAAAACGCCACACCACAGAATAGGGATTCCCCTTATTTCAGGTATTAATTTCTTGAAGAAACAGTCTGATTGCTATTCAACCCACTGTGTACCAAGTAACACATTCACAAGTCCGATGTTAACAGTTTGTCATATTTCACTTTGGTAATAAGCAGTTACCTAATAACTACATCACAGGTTTTGGCATTACTTGCAGTGTTTGTAAAACTGTAGAATTTGTCAAACTGCAGGATATTCTATTTGTCAAACTGTAGAATGTTCTATTTTTCAAACTGAAGGATATTCTATTTGTCAAAGTGTAGGATGTTCTATTTGTCAAACTGTAGGTTGTTCTATTTGTCAAACTGCAGGATGTTCTATTTGTCAAACTGCAGAATGACAACAAACTGCAGAATGACAACAAACTGCAGAATGTTCTATTTGTCAAACTGTAGAATGTTCTATTTGTCAAACTATAGGAAGCGCTGTACGAGGAACTCACTCATTAAACAATCAGACTTCTTGAAAATTGTCTTCCTCTGACCGAGCCGCATCGTTCCTCCCATTTGACCCGGGTTGTGTTCGGGCATCTCAATAACCTGGAAAACACAAATCGTATCAAGTGGACGCCAACAAACAAGTACAACCTGAAAACACACATCGTATCAAGTGGACGCCAACAAACAAGTACAACCTGAAAACACACATCGTATCAAGTGGACGCCAACAAACAAGTACAACCTGAAAACACAAATCGTATCAAGTGGACGCCAACAAACAAGTACAACCTGAAAACACATCATATCAAATGGACATAGTGATTACACTAATAGGGTTGTGTAGATGTGTGATAATATGCAATGAGAAAGTCAGGTAGATATACGTACCACAGGATTTGGTGTTTTGGGATCAAACTCTGTAGAGTGAGCCTCCTTCCAACCAATCACATTCCTGGAAAACTCTATCACAGCACACTGCAGTCCAAGACAGATCCCTGCAATGAGAaccagtttcaaaatgtctatCTACATATCGGTTTCTATATAAAGATTAGTGTTAGTTGATAATCTGAACCAAATATATACACAAGTACACCTTTAAAAATAGCTAAAATAGttcaataatttaatataaaaacataaaaaacgcCTAAGCCATCACAAACCCTCTACAATAGTTTAAGATTGTTAAAATAAGAGTTGCTAATCTTCATTAACAATTAACAGCGAtgaaaccagatgtttttaagTGTTAGTCTGTAAATGTTAAGCCATCACATTTCATCTAGGTGgtcaaaaaaaaaggtttcactCACATACAGTTAAGAGTGAAGAGTACAAAGGAGCCATGTCATCATTATTTTCTACGTATTTGTGACGTTTCAATCACATACAGTTAAGAGTGAAGAGTACAAAGGAGCCATGTCATCATTATTTTCTACGTATTTGTGACGTTTCACTCACATACAGTTAAGAGTGAAGAGTACAAAGGAGCCATGTCATCATTATTTTCTACGTATTTGTGACGTTTCACTCACAACCACTAATTATTGTACATGTTCTTTTCATCAATATAGAGCTTGCTGCACGTAAGAAAAACACAGATAGCCAAACCCAAAAAGAAAGGCCCATTCTTCATCAATTCGATTTGAATATTGTATGTATCTAGTATGCGTTGATGGTGTATTTTGTCTATGAAGCTTAGTTCACAGGCGTGAAATGTGATCTGGTGACACCAAACAGTCATCAGTAGACTTTACCtgcattatttacagtttatcattttaaacTTACTTTTCAACAAGTTAGTAATCACAGTTTGTGATATTTTTACTTTCAGCATAAAGGTTTATAATAGGAATGCAATAAGTCACCTAGATAGGGTATTTTCTTGATTCTTGCCCAGTTTGCTGCAAGTATCTTTCCCTCAGTGCCACGCACTCCAAATCCTCCAGGCACAATAATACCACTGAAAAGACAAAACACCACTTACTATACATGGGCTGCAGAAAATACCTCACACAAACTGTGGATGGTTATTGAAAGAGAAGAAACTGTTTAATATCACATCAGCACTTTGTAGATCTTTTATCCACACTTTcctaaagacaggacagcacatgccgtgacctttgatacactagtcaAGGAACAAAAGCTGTAATGGAAAAGACCTCACCGTTAAAGTGAGAACACTAATACAGTACTTCTCTTGCTACTATACAGGAAATGTCGTGTACGCAATTACACCCTATAGGGTGTaaactaccaaatcaaatcccaaagacgacaatagtaacatatgtggctaaaactcctacctgcagcatatcaatcgacataaacgccacagatataaatactaccacccttcacccttgaagtgaatcagaaaaaattgggggtcaagctgctcatttctgagataactggtagcatctatgactacctagttccgcataaaattcaagtactttttgtttacaggtacccatacatgtttcaagcacaaggctacttgacacattggtactagatgaaataacattgcatacattttttgacaagatgaaacttttttttttttacaaccaacacactgacatttatcaccaatcacaggacttgtggtgttcacttctccatcaaaagttgggtacaccttgaactttgacccagccagaagttatttggtatagtactacctgtaaTACAATAGGACAATGGCAATGTAATGaattacataccacagcaaCTGGTGGTGTAATTATACTCGCAGATCATCCAGGCCTAATATTTGGTGGTGAAGTTTGATTTTATGGATAAGTGAAAACCTTCAAAACaaggaattctctcaaaactaatttgttttaatgtttttgtttttaaacattgttaCAGAACAAACCTCTAAAAAGGATATCTATTTAGCGGGGTTCTAGTATAATATGAAAAACACTGATATACGTATTCATAGGATGAGAACTGACTTTGCTCCGACAAGTTCCTTCCAGGCGTGGTGGTAGCGCTGTGCATCGTCGTGCTGCATGCGGGGTTCAAGGTCAGCAGCCTCAATATACTGCAATACAAAAAGGTTTTATAAGATAAATGTGTTTCTAATTCCAGTACTAGAGTACACAACCAATGATCCACTCGTTCAATCAAGGGTCACGTTTTCACTCACAACATTTGGGCTACACAAAACCTCTGATGATTTGGCCTGATACAAACTTTAAAAGGCTTGTTCaataagacaaaataaaaataaaatggggcactggatgggatgGGGGATGTCCAAAAAACAAATTCTCTGAAAACGGGATTCGAATCTACAATGTTAAGCACCTCAGTCGAGTGCTGTACAGAATGAGCAAGATTTTACCTCCTGGTGATGTTTAACAGTAACTTTAAGAATGTCTGTTGaacgaaacaaaataaaaataaattctgcCAAGGGGATTCGATTTATCAAGCACCTCTTCCGAATTAGTAAGATCTTACCCCCTTGTGTTAACAATGTTCTGATGATGTTTAACAGTAACTTTAAGAATGCCTGTTGCCACCACTGTTGTGATGTTTATGCCCCGTGAACTGACCTTGAGGTCGAGCCTGTGAACAGACCTTTAGGTTGAACCTGTGAACTGACCTTGAGGTCGAGCCTGTGGCTGGCGGCGAGTGCGGCGTGTTGCAGCGCCTTGACAACAGAGGCGTACGAGTCCTCCAGCTTCGTGTACTTCCCGACCAGGACGATGGTCACCTCCTTGAGCAGCCGGTCATAGCGGTCAGCCAGCTCCTTCCACCGGCTCATCAGTCGGCTCGGCCGTGACGTCGACACCTGCAGCTGGAGACGGTCAATTAGGTAAGCCTGCACTTTCTGGTTCTCTAGCAGGAGGGGAACATGGTAGATAGACGACACATCATGAACACAGATcacctgtaataataataaacatgttattaCACATTATTACGCCTGCAGTTTCTGGTTCTCTAGCAAGAGAGGAACATGGTAGATAGATGACACATCGTGAACACAGATCATCtgtagtaataataaacatgttattaCACATTATTACGCCTGCAGTTTCTGGTTCTCTAGCAAGAGAGGAACATGGTAGATAGATGACACATCGTGAACACAGATCATCtgtagtaataataaacatgttattaCACATTATTACGACTGCAGTTTCCGGTTCTCTAGCAGGTGGGAAACACAATTACCTGTAACAGTATAACAATAACATGTTACAACATAGATTACCTGTAACAGTATAACAATAACATGTTACAACATAGATTACCTGTAACAGTATAACAATAACATGTTACAACATAGATTACCTGTAACAGTATGAAAATAACGTTACAACATAGATTACCTGTAACAGTATAACAATAACATGTTACAACATAGATTACCTGTAACAGTATGAAAATAACATGTTACAACATAGATTACCTGTAACAGTATGAAAATAACATGTTACAACATAGATTACCTGTAACAGTATAACAATAACATGTTACAACATAGATTACCTGTAACAGTATAACAATAACATGTTACAACATAGATTACCTGTAACAGTATAACAATAACATGTTACAACATAGATTACCTGTAACAGTATGAAAATAACATGTTACAACATAAaggttaaaaaagaaagaatctAAATTTCTTGTTTAGTACACTTACCTGAGCAGGCTGTACATGGCAGAAAAGTGAAACTTTATCTCTCGAGCTTTTCTCAAGTGGATTCTGGCTTCGACACACAATCTGAGGAGTGTAAAACAAGAATGTTACACACAACACTATTGGTGATGATTGCCGTCAAATCAGTCTTCTTTTCAAAAAGGACATTTACAGGAATGCcaaactcaaatatgagcctgatgtgttggaaagatgcatattcGGTCCATCAACACATAccaacagtttaaaaaaagaaaaacgcataatttgaaaattaaaaaaaaatcttgattTTTGCtactaactgggggcagccatctCGCATCCTTTTTGATAGCCACGCCCATGCAGCCATCTTGCATCCTTTTTGATAGCCATGCCCACAACAGCTGGacgggaagtgacgtcagcttcTACTAGAGTGAAGcctaaaacctatgacctgagcTGATACAAAGAAGCCACTAAACAAAGATGGATTATGACCGAGCACAAACTGGATAGCGAAGTTTTTTGAAGAGGTTGAACATAGGTgggattttattttataatcgtTTCAGTTTGAACCAATGTACACCGCTGCCGAATAGAAAAGCATACTGTGGTCAATTCAACCAATTCATCAACAGCTGACGAATCAcccaaaatagttttttttttggggggggggggggggggggaagaaacgCAGGTTTGATAATGTGTAGTAACTGTTTTTCATcgccacgccccccccccccaccccattccaGAATTGGAGTGCATTTGTTGTCGGAAAAATGATGAAGTGTCGACAAGAAGCGATCACGGTAGGTACATTAGTCGGCCTATTTCGTAGCAATGAATTCTGTAGCAATCATAGTCACATTAACAGGCCTTACGTGAGGTCAAAATAATGGAGCAAAGTAACTTCTTTATAAAACGTTTGACagggcgaagtttttaacatgagggagacttgaatttttaatctaaaataataaaatacacaaaatgaaGTTATATTAACCCTATGccgtcaaacctgtcttaagcagccACACAAAGGAGTAGTCAAAAGCGACTgcttaaagtgctgtgccagaccatacactaaaatttcaaattccacaattaaatgctttcttaattcattgcaataatattttacaccgatatgtaaatcaataattacaaaaatgccccataaaagtattaaaacatcacccccgtagaacactgccggaaacgaccgagtaaaattcttgGTAAacacatttgcctgtaaatagctgacgtcacgaagggaacgcgcttcacagaaacctaccagcacaagcgaaagtgggaccgacagcgactgccaagcttgatcatgcgattcttctttcgatgatgaatagtgtagtaatgacgactggactaatatttgtgcaacacaacaaataatgctgtatcagtttgaacctggaacatcttccgaagaaccaccggcctgacagatgacgatgaaaatggtcgtggagacagcttaccactaatttacaactttcattcttgttttgttatttagcttttcgtgcgaattattttgctacactgtatgttctaatacttgtgatgtagtagaaaagacgataaataactcttgaattctacgagtcaagtggacccgatatcggtaattttaagaaataaacaaaaacgacttttagtccgtcccatccctctatgaagatgttttttttgtgtgaataatttcagtttagtttgacgtaaaaaaaaaaaaaagtaaaagtgttttggaaataacaaaataatactattttttgttgtgtgcagttgtgacaacagtctgctcagaaataaataacttattttaatttaaaaaaataaacaaaaacgaattTTAGCccgtcccatccatctatgaagatggttttttgtgtaaataatttcagtttagtttgacgtaaaaaaaaaagtaaaagtgttttggaaataacaaaacaatactatttttttgtgtgcagttgtcacaacagtctgctcagaaataaataacttatagcacattccatagtatgaaaaaaggttttctctgtgggaggtatagtaaaattaatttaatgtatttcatactatggaatttacaagtcatttatttctgaaccgattgttttctaagatgcatacaaaattagcttctttttttttcttttctttttacaaaaaaaccctacatttttgtaggatgggacggactaggctatagatacttacttatctgtactttattgttttaatgttctcgaactgtaaagaaaaatctcacaaatgaacaagatgcaaacgacaacaaattggatctcgatgattgcacgaaccatgcatgagaaaacaaactgaccggagttgaaagcataacgcaatttgggacattgacgatatgcaccccaaggtcgtttcggtgtggatggcgtcggcttgttgtcatttgttttgtgtcgcacaaaaattgttggtacggcatctttttttaaaagccataacacatggtattcccatatctcgcttaagccgacaagccagttcggacgaatcgaaactaaagtgtctgctgtcgcaacggtctccggcattttcttcctgtccagtatttccacgttgttttaatcaaattcacacgcAGCTTtttcacagcaacattactaggaaatgcgtgaagactaaatttatcggcttttgtattgctacagcttccaacaacacgccgtttaaccataataaacacaaaagaagcaatgaacaatggcgctgactatcgaaaggagttccctttgtgacgtcacggatcaaatcttatgGAAATTAcagaaacgaattcagctggttctgtttttcaggggaatattttttaatggaatttataccggtatataaatttttttaaacttttttttttaattttctaatcatattaaataatatcttgattgatatagctcaatacatcatacatctggcacagcactttaagatTAGTGGCCAGagtgtaattattatattttaatttttaccgtctgtactgctaacgGATGGATGTGTGCTTTAGAGATTTCTAAAAATCACCTTTCTACATGTCGCCTTCTTCAAAAATAATTCATTTcattgcaatttatttttatgcttatatccaattaagggtccagcacactgtcctggacacacacctcagctatctgggctgtctgtccaggacagtgggttagtagttagtgagacagaagtggatgtagtggtcttacacccattgagtcattaaaactcgctctgggtaggagccggtactgggctgcgaaccctgtacctaccagcatatgtccgatggcttaaccatgacaccaccaaggccggtaaaaataataaaatgtaactgAAAAGCAATAATTTAACCATTTCGAGTTCATTCTCTCACAAGTTTGTCTTctcttttcatttaattcgtACTCCATGCAGATTATAGTcctagtagattaatctaccaaTGTCAAGCTTAGATTACCCTGATTAGGCAAATAGATGCATTGATGTACAGTGGATATGTCGGACCGAATTGGTAGGCTACTAGTATCCGTAAATGTGTGAAGATCAATTAATTGTTGCACACTGTTGTTTTTATAGAAtagtggccgctaggacaggtttgcctgtattattttataaattcgATATCTTTGTATGTTGAATTTGTTAATCATGCAAAAGTCTGCATTTGTAGTTAATCATGTCAAGGTTTGCTGCTGCCAACAATTTTTTCCAATGTATTTTCGGGTGAAGCATGACTCAAGCTACAAAATTCATTCACCATAGTCCAGATCCCCACCCTTGTACAATTTCCAGCACACATGCCTGGCAatagaattaaaattatatgcttcaacagtcagtagcacACGTAGGCCTACTTTTAATGCCAGACACAGGTGTTATCTGAGCTAGACCGCCCATCTGTGAGCGTGTCGCTTGATTTTGTGATGCCagtgcagggctcgaaatgcagtgttagtacatgctgatttttgcgtgtgcatgtaacttttaaaactgggtgcatgctaatatttttcaggtactgtgtattgcgtataTTAGTATCCTGTTGTttaccagattcagactcaagttgttgaattttgcgtatgcatttcgtaatctaTCAATAGGTCTTCCTCAAGTTCTTCAACTCTCAGACACTTAACACTTATTTATTATCTATCAATAGGTCTTCCTCAAGTTCTTCAACTCTCAGACACTTAACACTTATTTATTATCTATCAATAGGTCTTCCTCAAGTTCTTCAACTCTCAGACACTTAACACTTATTTATTATCTATCAATAGGTCTTCCTCAAGTTCTTCAACATTCACCCGTCATTATGTACAATGTAAGTGGTCACTATTTTAAAAGGCGACACACATTTCGCCTTACGGTGACTGGCACGCTGAAGTCGTTTTGGCTAATTTTGCCTGCTCATGTGAGCCCTGATTAAACaactattaattataataaataaataaataaatactaataaaaataaattgccatTGGATCGAAATGGTCATACATACGATATGAAATTAATAGGGTTTGTCGCTGATTAATTAAATTGGCAAACAACGAGAAatcataaacacaaaagaaaacacaagATGGCAGCGATTTCATACGATTAATAAACACGATGGAacagataataataatgtaaacacatatttattaatttgcttCAGCCATGTATCTGGTGTTGTCACAGAAAATGGTGGGACAGCGTGTTTCTTTGTTGACACCGCGGTGATAGCAACTGTAACGGTTGGCACCAACTTGTAAGGTTCAACTGAACGTTTACCGGGGCCCAAACGACCTATATTGCTTTAGCGTTCCCTCATTCCTGACATTACGCGTTTTTCACTGTGCAGGACTACATGCTCACCAGGTGGCGTATTTGCAGTATGGAAGAAAAATGCCTGCGCTCATTATATACAACAGCTTGCACATTTTTGTtcaatgtattaattaaatatagcaATGtaattgttgatattaagctATAATGTACATTAAATATCGTTCAATATGCTTATCAGGCTAAATGCCTTGCTTAACCTTTCCTTTAAGTTTAAGACATATCTGGaaaattgcaataaattgtAATTACAACTGTACCACATTATTTTCATTCATGTTTATGACGACAGAAAGTTTGGCAATTACAAGTCTGGTCATGTGTTCAGACTGATGAATTTGGTCGTGTGTTCAGACTGATGAATTTATTCCAGAACTGGCCAACAAATCAAGAAGACAGCTTCAGTGTAAAGATGTTTATTTTTCAACCATATGTTTTCTTACTTGCCCCAAGTTTCGTTTACTTACAATATCTGGAGACAATCCTAGACCACGCAGTTCTCGTATGCTGGCTTGTGTGGGCTTCGTCTTTTGTTCGCCAGTTGTCTTTGGCTGGAAAGGAGACACAAAACAGCTCAGGGACAGTAAACATGCCAGAATAATCCATCCAGACGGATTCCGTCAAACAAGTAGTGAAAATTACAGAAATAGTTTCATAATATTGAGTTTTTatcaattataaattaaccactgaaaaacaaaatgctttGACTATAAAATTGATTTTTCTCTAGCATTTATTAaaccatatttattttacattagaAAATAAATAGATGTAAAAAGCATTATCACAAAATTggtacattataataatattatttaattgtattcTGTTAACTGTCACAACATATTTTAGCAGAGTCCACCCCCACCCTTATAGATGGATTAAaagtagaaatatattttttaaataatggagAATGTACAAGGTGTAGATTCAAGAAAAATTATTCACAAAGCATGTAGGGGTGAATTATTTTTAACGAATCTACAGTTCCGAGTGCATTCTCCAACTTAATGCATCATTCGTtttaacaagagtaccggtgaggcaCATGATACGTCCATCAGAAGAGTGATggaaaccatatctatattaatgaataagttacaggtatgattcaagtctaattatgtgaaatttttggaatgggatggatgaagtttgttttggaccaaccactaccccaagttgttcctacatgtagtttaatggtcctgtatgcatctgtatgcaagatatgatctggacaaggatgtactgttatatgcagtagactgtgaaaagtaggtcacagttaCTTAGTAATAGTTCATGACACACTGCAATCACAaattgttcttacatgtgacgtttgatggtcctgtatacatctgtatgcaagatatggtccggacaaggatttactgttatgtgcagtagaccgtgaaaagtaagtaagtaacctagtaatagtacatgacacaccgccatcccaacttgttcctacatgtgaggtttgatggtcctgtatgcatctgtatgcaagatatggtcaggacaagaaaaagttaacagatggaCTCTTTGTTACCACCAATCACAAACAATCAAAACTAACCCATAACatgattgaaagaaagaaatgttttatttaacgatgcactcaacatgttttatttacggttatatggatcagatatatggttacggatcacacagattttgagaggaaacccgctgtcgccacttcatggactactctttccgattagcaggaagggatcttttatttgcacttcccacagacaggatagcacaaaccatggcctttgttgaaccagttatgaatcactggtcgatgcaagtggtttacacctacccattgagccttgcggagcactcactcagggtttggagtcggtatctggattaaaaatcccatggcccgactggaatccgaacccagtacctaccagcctgttgaccgatggcctaaccacgatgccaccgaggccggtcataacatgattgtttatttagttaagTGGTCTTTTCGATGACTTGCCTTGACATGTAGATACCTTGCCTTAACCTGTGGATACCGTTTTGATGTGTATTGAGTCATCTAAGACTTCAGTGGAGATCAAATCAAGATGTGTCAACTACAAGTTCTCATCTTTTGCATGAGTGTCGCTGCACAGAAGCATAACCGACAtaagtatttgttttgttggaagGCACTGGTTACAGCGATCTActgaattatttatatttgacaGTAGTTTCGAACTCACAAACGTCAGAAACAAAACTGCCGACAGCTACATAATTTATTCAACCAATCATTTGTGTCCATGCCTtctcactgtgtatatattttaacagttgaCCAATGGCAGTCGACCTTTTATACTGTTGCGTGAAGGATATAGTTTGGAACCAGATGTCAAAcgcaattatttataaatatattttccaaataactattattaactgaaaaaacatatatatatagtcgaatccactttattgcatatcggtttatagcataaatcgGTTATTTGCATATAATCCGACTGCACAGAACCATTTAGCATTAATCAATAGAAATTATGTCGCATATTTGAATAGCTTTATAAAGACAAACATCGGTTAATTGCATACGAAAACCAA
This DNA window, taken from Gigantopelta aegis isolate Gae_Host chromosome 4, Gae_host_genome, whole genome shotgun sequence, encodes the following:
- the LOC121371903 gene encoding CTP synthase 1-like isoform X2, which produces MRYILVTGGVISGVGKGIIASSIGMILKSAGIRVTSIKIDPYINIDAGTFSPYEHGEVFVLNDGGEVDLDLGNYERFLDVTLFRDNNITTGKIYQHVINRERRGDYLGKTVQVVPHITDAIQDWVERVATKPVDGDKRTPQVCIIELGGTIGDIEGMPFVEAFRQFQFRVKRENFCCVHVSLVPQPKTTGEQKTKPTQASIRELRGLGLSPDIIVCRSQNPLEKSSRDKVSLFCHVQPAQVICVHDVSSIYHVPLLLENQKVQAYLIDRLQLQVSTSRPSRLMSRWKELADRYDRLLKEVTIVLVGKYTKLEDSYASVVKALQHAALAASHRLDLKYIEAADLEPRMQHDDAQRYHHAWKELVGANGIIVPGGFGVRGTEGKILAANWARIKKIPYLGICLGLQCAVIEFSRNVIGWKEAHSTEFDPKTPNPVVIEMPEHNPGQMGGTMRLGQRKTIFKKSDCLMKKLYHNVECVEERHRHRFEVNPKMVKDLEEKGMKFVGHSEDGERMEIMELDDHPYFIGVQYHPEYISRPMKPSPPYLGLLLASCGKLQAYANRGFRPSPRMSFCEDDYDTDEELEDATSQLSVEKTTSTS